The following proteins are encoded in a genomic region of Glycine soja cultivar W05 chromosome 17, ASM419377v2, whole genome shotgun sequence:
- the LOC114392138 gene encoding glycine-rich RNA-binding protein RZ1B-like encodes MTMDDDSSIYVGGLPYDATEQTIRTVFNLYGAILDVKIINDQRTRGKCYCFVTFTNPRSAIDAINDMNGRTIDGRVIKVNGVRARGGRSNFGRERYYYQNDERKGDWDCGRDRERDYDHDNNDRDGYRNRSSDWTRDCDKSRDRDQDRDRRFEHIHDYDQARDAMLDNVWNPEEDRIENEQEHSRGHDRDVDREHSIDLNIVRKMDRTSDPDRSFDEDKKDQSRRNNDLNVSNQHSMDLSSDSAGTHNDQVEAQLERSTQQLDQLKKEVSQMEEGLEEKRLHVKELQKQSKKLEDALINAKKNSSYHQMQLMKLHKCFLQVNDCTEGLRTTEKELQALIVTAMSEIDGDELKDRQLTNGSLDGRL; translated from the exons atgacaATGGACGATGATAGCTCCATATATGTAGGGGGCCTTCCCTACGACGCCACCGAACAAACCATTCGCACAGTCTTCAATTTGTATGGCGCCATCCTTGATGTTAAG atAATCAACGACCAACGCACTAGGGGCAAGTGCTATTGTTTTGTTACTTTCACAAATCCTAGGTCTGCAATTGATGCCATCAACGACATGAATGGCAGA ACCATTGACGGGCGTGTGATTAAAGTTAATGGGGTGAGGGCTCGTGGGGGCAGGTCAAATTTTGGCAGAGAAcgttattattatcaaaatgaTGAGAGGAAGGGAGATTGGGATTGTGGTAGAGACCGAGAGCGAGATTATGATCATGATAATAATGATAGGGATGGATATAGGAATCGGAGCAGCGATTGGACTCGAGACTGTGATAAGTCTAGAGACCGTGATCAGGATAGGGATAGAAGGTTTGAGCATATTCATGATTATGATCAAGCTAGGGATGCTATGTTAGATAATGTCTGGAACCCAGAGGAAGATAGAAttgaaaatgaacaagaacATAGCAGGGGACATGACAGAGATGTGGATAGAGAACACAGCATAGATTTGAATATAGTCAGGAAAATGGATAGGACCAGTGATCCTGATAGAAGTTTTGATGAGGATAAAAAAGATCAGTCAAGGAGAAACAATGA CTTGAATGTTTCAAATCAACATAGCATGGATCTTTCGTCAGATTCAGCTGGTACTCACAATGATCAG GTAGAAGCTCAATTAGAGAGGTCAACTCAACAGCTTGATCAACTAAAAAAGGAG GTTTCTCAGATGGAAGAGGGATTGGAAGAGAAAAGACTCCATGTTAAGGAATTACAAAAGCAATCTAAG AAACTGGAGGATGCACTGATCAATGCAAAGAAAAACTCTTCATATCATCAGATGCAGTTGATGAAG CTGCATAAATGTTTTCTGCAAGTAAATGATTGCACAGAAGGACTAAGAACTACCGAAAAAGAACTTCAG GCTCTAATTGTGACAGCAATGTCAGAGATTGATGGTGATGAATTAAAGGATAGACAACTAACAAATGGAAGTCTTGATGGTAGATTGTAA